The Vigna unguiculata cultivar IT97K-499-35 chromosome 6, ASM411807v1, whole genome shotgun sequence genome contains a region encoding:
- the LOC114187737 gene encoding protein LNK1 isoform X3, which produces MTRFLFCELEDNVWDGFGECDDHTVPHAGDKHNKQLTIQGDICKDSLHIGSSDSANSYGTQEKEELYLENMTQKEKMLEKDSWSHAPEAVFSSRVGDSSKEAKRPTLDDTGMSDHCFKSSNLDSGGCELCEDDTILGDKCVVENDSVCQYPINHISQADNELSFLDNDGWLDIGNFEDVDRMLSCDLTFGTGSLNNEEEFCWLSSSHGAEGSDDALKSDFKFSYAEMSPLKSISDYKMDSKENMVGLSKDSNERSSPVDEKNSSQMDVIDDSVPVPLSMFSENESDMKSGNIVDLLPKEKPQRKLPKPSVGRRKNGYLENGGSVHPYAPPEQYADTKQPFGTSSSGVTSLDSIQKHKLNIDSGSLGCIQAQIPARLPDYNHAPNHSSLFPTLSGSRSEHDGHLSPSVKESSYASNIESSHGHSLEAAALKTFENREKLYQCCDGPPLNSSFKNDNTPNQIPLHSPGSAQQIGHRFENDNEGHSEVQGVSLGFSPEIDSSAVQESSSMGSVLDQTSLEATSFCHLQQIMDQLDIKTKLCIRDSLYRLAKSAEQRHNNSNANGCIGDNEACKAMMVQDASRCTGLMDMETNTNPIDRSVAHLLFHRPSDPSMLLPNETLPFKPGATIHHGSVINLPVKTEKQVCQEDSSAGLENKFSGANNTK; this is translated from the exons ATGACAAGGTTCTTGTTTTGTGAG CTTGAAGATAACGTGTGGGATGGATTTGGTGAATGTGATGATCACACAGTGCCCCATGCTGGTGACAAGCATAATAAACAGTTAACAATACAGGGAGATATCTGTAAGGATTCACTTCATATCGGAAGTAGTGATTCCGCTAATAGTTATGGTACTCAGGAGAAGGAGGAATTGTACTTAGAAAATATGACTCAGAAAGAGAAAATGCTAGAAAAGGATTCTTGGTCTCATGCACCCGAAGCTGTGTTTTCTTCTCGTGTTGGTGACTCAAGTAAAGAAGCCAAAAGGCCAACTTTGGATGACACTGGCATGTCTGATCACTGCTTCAAGAGCAGCAATTTAGATTCTGGAGGATGTGAGCTATGTGAAGATGATACTATCTTGGGAGACAAGTGTGTGGTTGAAAATGACAGTGTCTGTCAATATCCAATCAATCACATATCCCAAGCTGACAATGAACTCAGTTTTCTTGATAATGATGGGTGGCTAGATATAGGAAACTTTGAAGATGTTGACAGGATGTT aagtTGTGATTTAACGTTTGGAACTGGAAGCCTCAACAATGAAGAGGAGTTCTGCTGGCTCTCATCTTCTCATGGTGCTGAAGGTTCTGATGATGCATTGAAGTCTGATTTCAAGTTTTCATATGCAGAAATGAGTCCATTGAAAAGTATATCAGATTATAAAATGGACTCTAAGGAAAATATGGTAGGTCTTTCGAAAGATTCCAATGAAAGATCATCTCCTGTTGATGAAAAAAACAGTTCTCAAATGGATGTTATTGATGATAGTGTCCCTGTTCCATTATCAATGTTCAGTGAGAATGAGTCGGATATGAAATCTGGTAATATAGTTGACTTGCTACCGAAAGAAAAG CCGCAGAGGAAGCTGCCAAAGCCATCAGTGGGAAGGCGAAAAAACGGTTACCTAGAAAATGGAGGATCTGTTCATCCTTACGCACCTCCAGAGCAATATGCAGATACAAAGCAACCCTTTGGAACGTCTTCCAGTGGAGTTACATCTCTTGATAGCATCCAGAAACATAAGCTGAACATAGATTCTGGTTCTTTAGGCTGTATACAGGCACAAATTCCTGCAAGACTCCCAGACTATAATCATGCTCCAAATCACAGTTCCCTGTTTCCAACTTTATCTGGATCAAGATCTGAGCATGACGGGCATCTGTCTCCTTCTGTGAAAGAGTCATCATATGCGTCAAACATTGAAAGCTCTCATGGTCATTCTTTGGAGGCTGCTGCCTTGAAAACATTTGAAAACAGAGAAAAGTTGTACCAATGCTGTGATGGACCTCCGTTAAACAGCAGTTTCAAAAATGATAATACGCCAAATCAAATACCACTTCATAGTCCAGGTTCAGCTCAGCAAATAGGGCACCGGTTTGAAAATGACAATGAGGGTCATAGTGAAGTCCAGGGAGTCAGCCTAGGCTTTTCACCAGAAATAGATTCTTCAGCAGTGCAGGAAAGCTCATCCATGGGCTCTGTTCTGGACCAAACCTCACTTGAAGCGACTAGCTTTTGCCACCTTCAACAGATCATGGATCAG TTGGATATTAAAACCAAACTGTGCATAAGGGACAGTCTATACCGCTTGGCTAAGAGTGCGGAGCAAAGACACAACAATTCAAATGCTAATGGTTGCATCGGAGACAATGAAGCATGCAAAGCAATGATGGTGCAGGATGCAAGCAG GTGTACCGGATTAATGGACATGGAAACTAACACAAATCCCATCGATCGGTCTGTAGCACACTTACTGTTTCACAGGCCTTCAGATCCATCAATGTTGCTTCCTAACGAAACTTTACCTTTCAAACCCGGAGCCACG ATACATCATGGATCAGTGATCAATCTACCGGTAAAGACTGAGAAACAAGTCTGTCAAGAAGATTCTTCAGCCGGATTGGAGAACAAGTTTTCCGGGGCAAACAACACCAAATGA
- the LOC114187737 gene encoding protein LNK1 isoform X1: MYENIYSALLPFLIRHQGTICFLELEDNVWDGFGECDDHTVPHAGDKHNKQLTIQGDICKDSLHIGSSDSANSYGTQEKEELYLENMTQKEKMLEKDSWSHAPEAVFSSRVGDSSKEAKRPTLDDTGMSDHCFKSSNLDSGGCELCEDDTILGDKCVVENDSVCQYPINHISQADNELSFLDNDGWLDIGNFEDVDRMLSCDLTFGTGSLNNEEEFCWLSSSHGAEGSDDALKSDFKFSYAEMSPLKSISDYKMDSKENMVGLSKDSNERSSPVDEKNSSQMDVIDDSVPVPLSMFSENESDMKSGNIVDLLPKEKPQRKLPKPSVGRRKNGYLENGGSVHPYAPPEQYADTKQPFGTSSSGVTSLDSIQKHKLNIDSGSLGCIQAQIPARLPDYNHAPNHSSLFPTLSGSRSEHDGHLSPSVKESSYASNIESSHGHSLEAAALKTFENREKLYQCCDGPPLNSSFKNDNTPNQIPLHSPGSAQQIGHRFENDNEGHSEVQGVSLGFSPEIDSSAVQESSSMGSVLDQTSLEATSFCHLQQIMDQLDIKTKLCIRDSLYRLAKSAEQRHNNSNANGCIGDNEACKAMMVQDASRCTGLMDMETNTNPIDRSVAHLLFHRPSDPSMLLPNETLPFKPGATIHHGSVINLPVKTEKQVCQEDSSAGLENKFSGANNTK; the protein is encoded by the exons ATGTACGAG AATATATATTCGGCCCTACTTCCTTTCCTTATAAGACATCAAGGTACCATATGTTTTCTTGAG CTTGAAGATAACGTGTGGGATGGATTTGGTGAATGTGATGATCACACAGTGCCCCATGCTGGTGACAAGCATAATAAACAGTTAACAATACAGGGAGATATCTGTAAGGATTCACTTCATATCGGAAGTAGTGATTCCGCTAATAGTTATGGTACTCAGGAGAAGGAGGAATTGTACTTAGAAAATATGACTCAGAAAGAGAAAATGCTAGAAAAGGATTCTTGGTCTCATGCACCCGAAGCTGTGTTTTCTTCTCGTGTTGGTGACTCAAGTAAAGAAGCCAAAAGGCCAACTTTGGATGACACTGGCATGTCTGATCACTGCTTCAAGAGCAGCAATTTAGATTCTGGAGGATGTGAGCTATGTGAAGATGATACTATCTTGGGAGACAAGTGTGTGGTTGAAAATGACAGTGTCTGTCAATATCCAATCAATCACATATCCCAAGCTGACAATGAACTCAGTTTTCTTGATAATGATGGGTGGCTAGATATAGGAAACTTTGAAGATGTTGACAGGATGTT aagtTGTGATTTAACGTTTGGAACTGGAAGCCTCAACAATGAAGAGGAGTTCTGCTGGCTCTCATCTTCTCATGGTGCTGAAGGTTCTGATGATGCATTGAAGTCTGATTTCAAGTTTTCATATGCAGAAATGAGTCCATTGAAAAGTATATCAGATTATAAAATGGACTCTAAGGAAAATATGGTAGGTCTTTCGAAAGATTCCAATGAAAGATCATCTCCTGTTGATGAAAAAAACAGTTCTCAAATGGATGTTATTGATGATAGTGTCCCTGTTCCATTATCAATGTTCAGTGAGAATGAGTCGGATATGAAATCTGGTAATATAGTTGACTTGCTACCGAAAGAAAAG CCGCAGAGGAAGCTGCCAAAGCCATCAGTGGGAAGGCGAAAAAACGGTTACCTAGAAAATGGAGGATCTGTTCATCCTTACGCACCTCCAGAGCAATATGCAGATACAAAGCAACCCTTTGGAACGTCTTCCAGTGGAGTTACATCTCTTGATAGCATCCAGAAACATAAGCTGAACATAGATTCTGGTTCTTTAGGCTGTATACAGGCACAAATTCCTGCAAGACTCCCAGACTATAATCATGCTCCAAATCACAGTTCCCTGTTTCCAACTTTATCTGGATCAAGATCTGAGCATGACGGGCATCTGTCTCCTTCTGTGAAAGAGTCATCATATGCGTCAAACATTGAAAGCTCTCATGGTCATTCTTTGGAGGCTGCTGCCTTGAAAACATTTGAAAACAGAGAAAAGTTGTACCAATGCTGTGATGGACCTCCGTTAAACAGCAGTTTCAAAAATGATAATACGCCAAATCAAATACCACTTCATAGTCCAGGTTCAGCTCAGCAAATAGGGCACCGGTTTGAAAATGACAATGAGGGTCATAGTGAAGTCCAGGGAGTCAGCCTAGGCTTTTCACCAGAAATAGATTCTTCAGCAGTGCAGGAAAGCTCATCCATGGGCTCTGTTCTGGACCAAACCTCACTTGAAGCGACTAGCTTTTGCCACCTTCAACAGATCATGGATCAG TTGGATATTAAAACCAAACTGTGCATAAGGGACAGTCTATACCGCTTGGCTAAGAGTGCGGAGCAAAGACACAACAATTCAAATGCTAATGGTTGCATCGGAGACAATGAAGCATGCAAAGCAATGATGGTGCAGGATGCAAGCAG GTGTACCGGATTAATGGACATGGAAACTAACACAAATCCCATCGATCGGTCTGTAGCACACTTACTGTTTCACAGGCCTTCAGATCCATCAATGTTGCTTCCTAACGAAACTTTACCTTTCAAACCCGGAGCCACG ATACATCATGGATCAGTGATCAATCTACCGGTAAAGACTGAGAAACAAGTCTGTCAAGAAGATTCTTCAGCCGGATTGGAGAACAAGTTTTCCGGGGCAAACAACACCAAATGA
- the LOC114187737 gene encoding protein LNK1 isoform X2, whose translation MSHACYFSLYQLEDNVWDGFGECDDHTVPHAGDKHNKQLTIQGDICKDSLHIGSSDSANSYGTQEKEELYLENMTQKEKMLEKDSWSHAPEAVFSSRVGDSSKEAKRPTLDDTGMSDHCFKSSNLDSGGCELCEDDTILGDKCVVENDSVCQYPINHISQADNELSFLDNDGWLDIGNFEDVDRMLSCDLTFGTGSLNNEEEFCWLSSSHGAEGSDDALKSDFKFSYAEMSPLKSISDYKMDSKENMVGLSKDSNERSSPVDEKNSSQMDVIDDSVPVPLSMFSENESDMKSGNIVDLLPKEKPQRKLPKPSVGRRKNGYLENGGSVHPYAPPEQYADTKQPFGTSSSGVTSLDSIQKHKLNIDSGSLGCIQAQIPARLPDYNHAPNHSSLFPTLSGSRSEHDGHLSPSVKESSYASNIESSHGHSLEAAALKTFENREKLYQCCDGPPLNSSFKNDNTPNQIPLHSPGSAQQIGHRFENDNEGHSEVQGVSLGFSPEIDSSAVQESSSMGSVLDQTSLEATSFCHLQQIMDQLDIKTKLCIRDSLYRLAKSAEQRHNNSNANGCIGDNEACKAMMVQDASRCTGLMDMETNTNPIDRSVAHLLFHRPSDPSMLLPNETLPFKPGATIHHGSVINLPVKTEKQVCQEDSSAGLENKFSGANNTK comes from the exons atgtCTCATGCTTGTTATTTCTCTCTTTATCAG CTTGAAGATAACGTGTGGGATGGATTTGGTGAATGTGATGATCACACAGTGCCCCATGCTGGTGACAAGCATAATAAACAGTTAACAATACAGGGAGATATCTGTAAGGATTCACTTCATATCGGAAGTAGTGATTCCGCTAATAGTTATGGTACTCAGGAGAAGGAGGAATTGTACTTAGAAAATATGACTCAGAAAGAGAAAATGCTAGAAAAGGATTCTTGGTCTCATGCACCCGAAGCTGTGTTTTCTTCTCGTGTTGGTGACTCAAGTAAAGAAGCCAAAAGGCCAACTTTGGATGACACTGGCATGTCTGATCACTGCTTCAAGAGCAGCAATTTAGATTCTGGAGGATGTGAGCTATGTGAAGATGATACTATCTTGGGAGACAAGTGTGTGGTTGAAAATGACAGTGTCTGTCAATATCCAATCAATCACATATCCCAAGCTGACAATGAACTCAGTTTTCTTGATAATGATGGGTGGCTAGATATAGGAAACTTTGAAGATGTTGACAGGATGTT aagtTGTGATTTAACGTTTGGAACTGGAAGCCTCAACAATGAAGAGGAGTTCTGCTGGCTCTCATCTTCTCATGGTGCTGAAGGTTCTGATGATGCATTGAAGTCTGATTTCAAGTTTTCATATGCAGAAATGAGTCCATTGAAAAGTATATCAGATTATAAAATGGACTCTAAGGAAAATATGGTAGGTCTTTCGAAAGATTCCAATGAAAGATCATCTCCTGTTGATGAAAAAAACAGTTCTCAAATGGATGTTATTGATGATAGTGTCCCTGTTCCATTATCAATGTTCAGTGAGAATGAGTCGGATATGAAATCTGGTAATATAGTTGACTTGCTACCGAAAGAAAAG CCGCAGAGGAAGCTGCCAAAGCCATCAGTGGGAAGGCGAAAAAACGGTTACCTAGAAAATGGAGGATCTGTTCATCCTTACGCACCTCCAGAGCAATATGCAGATACAAAGCAACCCTTTGGAACGTCTTCCAGTGGAGTTACATCTCTTGATAGCATCCAGAAACATAAGCTGAACATAGATTCTGGTTCTTTAGGCTGTATACAGGCACAAATTCCTGCAAGACTCCCAGACTATAATCATGCTCCAAATCACAGTTCCCTGTTTCCAACTTTATCTGGATCAAGATCTGAGCATGACGGGCATCTGTCTCCTTCTGTGAAAGAGTCATCATATGCGTCAAACATTGAAAGCTCTCATGGTCATTCTTTGGAGGCTGCTGCCTTGAAAACATTTGAAAACAGAGAAAAGTTGTACCAATGCTGTGATGGACCTCCGTTAAACAGCAGTTTCAAAAATGATAATACGCCAAATCAAATACCACTTCATAGTCCAGGTTCAGCTCAGCAAATAGGGCACCGGTTTGAAAATGACAATGAGGGTCATAGTGAAGTCCAGGGAGTCAGCCTAGGCTTTTCACCAGAAATAGATTCTTCAGCAGTGCAGGAAAGCTCATCCATGGGCTCTGTTCTGGACCAAACCTCACTTGAAGCGACTAGCTTTTGCCACCTTCAACAGATCATGGATCAG TTGGATATTAAAACCAAACTGTGCATAAGGGACAGTCTATACCGCTTGGCTAAGAGTGCGGAGCAAAGACACAACAATTCAAATGCTAATGGTTGCATCGGAGACAATGAAGCATGCAAAGCAATGATGGTGCAGGATGCAAGCAG GTGTACCGGATTAATGGACATGGAAACTAACACAAATCCCATCGATCGGTCTGTAGCACACTTACTGTTTCACAGGCCTTCAGATCCATCAATGTTGCTTCCTAACGAAACTTTACCTTTCAAACCCGGAGCCACG ATACATCATGGATCAGTGATCAATCTACCGGTAAAGACTGAGAAACAAGTCTGTCAAGAAGATTCTTCAGCCGGATTGGAGAACAAGTTTTCCGGGGCAAACAACACCAAATGA
- the LOC114187737 gene encoding protein LNK1 isoform X5: MLEDNVWDGFGECDDHTVPHAGDKHNKQLTIQGDICKDSLHIGSSDSANSYGTQEKEELYLENMTQKEKMLEKDSWSHAPEAVFSSRVGDSSKEAKRPTLDDTGMSDHCFKSSNLDSGGCELCEDDTILGDKCVVENDSVCQYPINHISQADNELSFLDNDGWLDIGNFEDVDRMLSCDLTFGTGSLNNEEEFCWLSSSHGAEGSDDALKSDFKFSYAEMSPLKSISDYKMDSKENMVGLSKDSNERSSPVDEKNSSQMDVIDDSVPVPLSMFSENESDMKSGNIVDLLPKEKPQRKLPKPSVGRRKNGYLENGGSVHPYAPPEQYADTKQPFGTSSSGVTSLDSIQKHKLNIDSGSLGCIQAQIPARLPDYNHAPNHSSLFPTLSGSRSEHDGHLSPSVKESSYASNIESSHGHSLEAAALKTFENREKLYQCCDGPPLNSSFKNDNTPNQIPLHSPGSAQQIGHRFENDNEGHSEVQGVSLGFSPEIDSSAVQESSSMGSVLDQTSLEATSFCHLQQIMDQLDIKTKLCIRDSLYRLAKSAEQRHNNSNANGCIGDNEACKAMMVQDASRCTGLMDMETNTNPIDRSVAHLLFHRPSDPSMLLPNETLPFKPGATIHHGSVINLPVKTEKQVCQEDSSAGLENKFSGANNTK; encoded by the exons ATG CTTGAAGATAACGTGTGGGATGGATTTGGTGAATGTGATGATCACACAGTGCCCCATGCTGGTGACAAGCATAATAAACAGTTAACAATACAGGGAGATATCTGTAAGGATTCACTTCATATCGGAAGTAGTGATTCCGCTAATAGTTATGGTACTCAGGAGAAGGAGGAATTGTACTTAGAAAATATGACTCAGAAAGAGAAAATGCTAGAAAAGGATTCTTGGTCTCATGCACCCGAAGCTGTGTTTTCTTCTCGTGTTGGTGACTCAAGTAAAGAAGCCAAAAGGCCAACTTTGGATGACACTGGCATGTCTGATCACTGCTTCAAGAGCAGCAATTTAGATTCTGGAGGATGTGAGCTATGTGAAGATGATACTATCTTGGGAGACAAGTGTGTGGTTGAAAATGACAGTGTCTGTCAATATCCAATCAATCACATATCCCAAGCTGACAATGAACTCAGTTTTCTTGATAATGATGGGTGGCTAGATATAGGAAACTTTGAAGATGTTGACAGGATGTT aagtTGTGATTTAACGTTTGGAACTGGAAGCCTCAACAATGAAGAGGAGTTCTGCTGGCTCTCATCTTCTCATGGTGCTGAAGGTTCTGATGATGCATTGAAGTCTGATTTCAAGTTTTCATATGCAGAAATGAGTCCATTGAAAAGTATATCAGATTATAAAATGGACTCTAAGGAAAATATGGTAGGTCTTTCGAAAGATTCCAATGAAAGATCATCTCCTGTTGATGAAAAAAACAGTTCTCAAATGGATGTTATTGATGATAGTGTCCCTGTTCCATTATCAATGTTCAGTGAGAATGAGTCGGATATGAAATCTGGTAATATAGTTGACTTGCTACCGAAAGAAAAG CCGCAGAGGAAGCTGCCAAAGCCATCAGTGGGAAGGCGAAAAAACGGTTACCTAGAAAATGGAGGATCTGTTCATCCTTACGCACCTCCAGAGCAATATGCAGATACAAAGCAACCCTTTGGAACGTCTTCCAGTGGAGTTACATCTCTTGATAGCATCCAGAAACATAAGCTGAACATAGATTCTGGTTCTTTAGGCTGTATACAGGCACAAATTCCTGCAAGACTCCCAGACTATAATCATGCTCCAAATCACAGTTCCCTGTTTCCAACTTTATCTGGATCAAGATCTGAGCATGACGGGCATCTGTCTCCTTCTGTGAAAGAGTCATCATATGCGTCAAACATTGAAAGCTCTCATGGTCATTCTTTGGAGGCTGCTGCCTTGAAAACATTTGAAAACAGAGAAAAGTTGTACCAATGCTGTGATGGACCTCCGTTAAACAGCAGTTTCAAAAATGATAATACGCCAAATCAAATACCACTTCATAGTCCAGGTTCAGCTCAGCAAATAGGGCACCGGTTTGAAAATGACAATGAGGGTCATAGTGAAGTCCAGGGAGTCAGCCTAGGCTTTTCACCAGAAATAGATTCTTCAGCAGTGCAGGAAAGCTCATCCATGGGCTCTGTTCTGGACCAAACCTCACTTGAAGCGACTAGCTTTTGCCACCTTCAACAGATCATGGATCAG TTGGATATTAAAACCAAACTGTGCATAAGGGACAGTCTATACCGCTTGGCTAAGAGTGCGGAGCAAAGACACAACAATTCAAATGCTAATGGTTGCATCGGAGACAATGAAGCATGCAAAGCAATGATGGTGCAGGATGCAAGCAG GTGTACCGGATTAATGGACATGGAAACTAACACAAATCCCATCGATCGGTCTGTAGCACACTTACTGTTTCACAGGCCTTCAGATCCATCAATGTTGCTTCCTAACGAAACTTTACCTTTCAAACCCGGAGCCACG ATACATCATGGATCAGTGATCAATCTACCGGTAAAGACTGAGAAACAAGTCTGTCAAGAAGATTCTTCAGCCGGATTGGAGAACAAGTTTTCCGGGGCAAACAACACCAAATGA
- the LOC114187737 gene encoding protein LNK1 isoform X4 — MYELEDNVWDGFGECDDHTVPHAGDKHNKQLTIQGDICKDSLHIGSSDSANSYGTQEKEELYLENMTQKEKMLEKDSWSHAPEAVFSSRVGDSSKEAKRPTLDDTGMSDHCFKSSNLDSGGCELCEDDTILGDKCVVENDSVCQYPINHISQADNELSFLDNDGWLDIGNFEDVDRMLSCDLTFGTGSLNNEEEFCWLSSSHGAEGSDDALKSDFKFSYAEMSPLKSISDYKMDSKENMVGLSKDSNERSSPVDEKNSSQMDVIDDSVPVPLSMFSENESDMKSGNIVDLLPKEKPQRKLPKPSVGRRKNGYLENGGSVHPYAPPEQYADTKQPFGTSSSGVTSLDSIQKHKLNIDSGSLGCIQAQIPARLPDYNHAPNHSSLFPTLSGSRSEHDGHLSPSVKESSYASNIESSHGHSLEAAALKTFENREKLYQCCDGPPLNSSFKNDNTPNQIPLHSPGSAQQIGHRFENDNEGHSEVQGVSLGFSPEIDSSAVQESSSMGSVLDQTSLEATSFCHLQQIMDQLDIKTKLCIRDSLYRLAKSAEQRHNNSNANGCIGDNEACKAMMVQDASRCTGLMDMETNTNPIDRSVAHLLFHRPSDPSMLLPNETLPFKPGATIHHGSVINLPVKTEKQVCQEDSSAGLENKFSGANNTK; from the exons ATGTACGAG CTTGAAGATAACGTGTGGGATGGATTTGGTGAATGTGATGATCACACAGTGCCCCATGCTGGTGACAAGCATAATAAACAGTTAACAATACAGGGAGATATCTGTAAGGATTCACTTCATATCGGAAGTAGTGATTCCGCTAATAGTTATGGTACTCAGGAGAAGGAGGAATTGTACTTAGAAAATATGACTCAGAAAGAGAAAATGCTAGAAAAGGATTCTTGGTCTCATGCACCCGAAGCTGTGTTTTCTTCTCGTGTTGGTGACTCAAGTAAAGAAGCCAAAAGGCCAACTTTGGATGACACTGGCATGTCTGATCACTGCTTCAAGAGCAGCAATTTAGATTCTGGAGGATGTGAGCTATGTGAAGATGATACTATCTTGGGAGACAAGTGTGTGGTTGAAAATGACAGTGTCTGTCAATATCCAATCAATCACATATCCCAAGCTGACAATGAACTCAGTTTTCTTGATAATGATGGGTGGCTAGATATAGGAAACTTTGAAGATGTTGACAGGATGTT aagtTGTGATTTAACGTTTGGAACTGGAAGCCTCAACAATGAAGAGGAGTTCTGCTGGCTCTCATCTTCTCATGGTGCTGAAGGTTCTGATGATGCATTGAAGTCTGATTTCAAGTTTTCATATGCAGAAATGAGTCCATTGAAAAGTATATCAGATTATAAAATGGACTCTAAGGAAAATATGGTAGGTCTTTCGAAAGATTCCAATGAAAGATCATCTCCTGTTGATGAAAAAAACAGTTCTCAAATGGATGTTATTGATGATAGTGTCCCTGTTCCATTATCAATGTTCAGTGAGAATGAGTCGGATATGAAATCTGGTAATATAGTTGACTTGCTACCGAAAGAAAAG CCGCAGAGGAAGCTGCCAAAGCCATCAGTGGGAAGGCGAAAAAACGGTTACCTAGAAAATGGAGGATCTGTTCATCCTTACGCACCTCCAGAGCAATATGCAGATACAAAGCAACCCTTTGGAACGTCTTCCAGTGGAGTTACATCTCTTGATAGCATCCAGAAACATAAGCTGAACATAGATTCTGGTTCTTTAGGCTGTATACAGGCACAAATTCCTGCAAGACTCCCAGACTATAATCATGCTCCAAATCACAGTTCCCTGTTTCCAACTTTATCTGGATCAAGATCTGAGCATGACGGGCATCTGTCTCCTTCTGTGAAAGAGTCATCATATGCGTCAAACATTGAAAGCTCTCATGGTCATTCTTTGGAGGCTGCTGCCTTGAAAACATTTGAAAACAGAGAAAAGTTGTACCAATGCTGTGATGGACCTCCGTTAAACAGCAGTTTCAAAAATGATAATACGCCAAATCAAATACCACTTCATAGTCCAGGTTCAGCTCAGCAAATAGGGCACCGGTTTGAAAATGACAATGAGGGTCATAGTGAAGTCCAGGGAGTCAGCCTAGGCTTTTCACCAGAAATAGATTCTTCAGCAGTGCAGGAAAGCTCATCCATGGGCTCTGTTCTGGACCAAACCTCACTTGAAGCGACTAGCTTTTGCCACCTTCAACAGATCATGGATCAG TTGGATATTAAAACCAAACTGTGCATAAGGGACAGTCTATACCGCTTGGCTAAGAGTGCGGAGCAAAGACACAACAATTCAAATGCTAATGGTTGCATCGGAGACAATGAAGCATGCAAAGCAATGATGGTGCAGGATGCAAGCAG GTGTACCGGATTAATGGACATGGAAACTAACACAAATCCCATCGATCGGTCTGTAGCACACTTACTGTTTCACAGGCCTTCAGATCCATCAATGTTGCTTCCTAACGAAACTTTACCTTTCAAACCCGGAGCCACG ATACATCATGGATCAGTGATCAATCTACCGGTAAAGACTGAGAAACAAGTCTGTCAAGAAGATTCTTCAGCCGGATTGGAGAACAAGTTTTCCGGGGCAAACAACACCAAATGA